Proteins from one Bacteroides zhangwenhongii genomic window:
- a CDS encoding peptidylprolyl isomerase has product MMKRCLLLLCACLFGILAFAQEDPVLMRVNGREVSRSEFEYSYHHYRAGEGRELSPKEYALLFSQAIQKVEAAKAIGLDTTAAFRKQQEENRIELMEDYLVDKQTVDSCARVSYQKMALKAHNGQVQVMQIFKYLPQTITSRHLEEEKARMDSIYQAIRNQPGLDFSALVERYSDDRQSRWIEGLQTTVEFENIAFALSKGEISEPFFTPAGIHILKVMDRKELPVYEDVVDGIVQRILHKEIRNQGIGKVIERLKREWRYTPNQTGIEELLTKGDTERTLFAIDGQEYTGGRFKQFAASHPMTVKRQLEEFVAKSLLDYESRNLDKKYPEARYALQKADEDYLIKEMTRQKVELPAMNDRAGLATYFKFHSSDYRWDSPRYKGVVLHCADKKIAKRAKKMLKKLPSDEWVDKLRQTFNTSGAKKIQIEQGTFADGENKYVDKLVFKSGDFEPLLSYPFTVIVGKKQKGPDDYREVIDRVRKDYRTYLDTCWTRELREAGKVEINQEVLKTVNNN; this is encoded by the coding sequence ATGATGAAAAGATGTTTGTTGCTGCTATGTGCCTGTCTCTTTGGTATTCTGGCTTTTGCGCAGGAAGATCCTGTGCTGATGCGTGTTAACGGGAGAGAGGTTTCCCGTTCGGAATTTGAATATTCGTATCATCATTATAGGGCGGGTGAGGGGAGGGAGCTTTCCCCTAAAGAATATGCGCTGCTGTTTTCTCAGGCAATACAGAAAGTTGAAGCTGCTAAAGCTATCGGACTTGATACAACTGCTGCCTTTCGCAAACAACAAGAGGAGAACCGGATTGAATTGATGGAGGATTATCTGGTTGATAAACAGACGGTAGATAGCTGTGCTCGTGTTTCCTATCAGAAAATGGCACTGAAAGCACATAATGGGCAAGTGCAAGTAATGCAGATTTTTAAGTATTTGCCACAGACAATAACTTCCCGACATTTGGAAGAAGAAAAAGCTCGGATGGACTCTATTTATCAGGCTATCCGGAATCAGCCCGGATTGGATTTCTCTGCTTTGGTGGAACGTTATTCGGATGATAGGCAAAGCCGTTGGATTGAAGGATTGCAAACTACTGTTGAGTTTGAAAATATTGCTTTTGCTTTGTCGAAGGGAGAAATCTCCGAACCGTTTTTTACTCCTGCGGGAATCCATATTCTGAAGGTCATGGACCGGAAGGAGTTGCCTGTGTATGAGGACGTAGTCGATGGAATTGTACAGCGCATATTGCATAAGGAAATTCGGAATCAGGGGATCGGAAAAGTAATAGAGCGACTGAAAAGGGAGTGGAGGTATACTCCGAATCAGACAGGTATAGAGGAACTGTTGACAAAAGGAGATACGGAACGGACATTGTTTGCTATTGATGGGCAGGAGTATACAGGAGGTCGGTTCAAACAATTTGCCGCTTCCCATCCTATGACTGTGAAACGTCAACTTGAGGAATTTGTTGCAAAGTCTCTATTGGACTATGAAAGTAGAAATTTGGATAAAAAGTATCCGGAGGCTCGGTACGCATTGCAAAAAGCGGATGAAGATTATCTTATAAAGGAAATGACACGGCAGAAAGTAGAGTTGCCTGCAATGAATGATCGGGCCGGATTGGCTACTTACTTTAAATTTCATTCATCTGATTACCGCTGGGATAGCCCTCGCTACAAAGGTGTTGTTCTTCACTGTGCCGATAAAAAGATTGCGAAGCGGGCAAAAAAGATGTTGAAGAAGTTACCCAGCGATGAATGGGTGGATAAGCTCCGGCAAACTTTTAATACATCCGGAGCGAAAAAGATACAGATTGAACAGGGAACCTTTGCCGACGGAGAGAATAAATATGTCGATAAACTGGTTTTTAAGAGCGGAGATTTTGAGCCTTTGTTGTCTTATCCTTTTACTGTAATTGTCGGCAAAAAGCAGAAAGGTCCGGATGATTATCGGGAAGTAATAGACCGGGTACGGAAGGATTATAGAACCTATCTTGACACGTGCTGGACGCGGGAATTGAGGGAGGCAGGTAAGGTTGAAATAAACCAAGAGGTTTTAAAAACAGTTAATAATAACTGA
- a CDS encoding peptidylprolyl isomerase, whose amino-acid sequence MKKFVNFRFVVTLVLAVFANVATYAQDNVVDEVVWVVGDEAILKSDVEEARMDALYNGRRFEGDPYCVIPEEIAVQKLFLHQAKLDSIEVSEAEIIQRVDMMTNMYIQQIGSKEKMEEYFNKTSTQIRETLRDNARDGLTVQKMQQKLVGEIKVTPAEVRRYFKDLPQDSIPYIPTQVEVQIITLQPKIPISEIEDVKKKLRDYTDRVTKGEIDFSTLARLYSEDKASAIKGGECGFMGRGMMDPAYANVAFSLQDPKKVSKIVESEFGYHIIQLIEKRGDRVNTRHILLRPKVSEKELTEACARLDSIADDIRANKFSFDEAAAVISQDKDTRNNHGIMVNVNEHSGITTSKFQMQDLPQDVAKVVDKMNVGEISKAFTMINEKDGKEVCAIVKLKTKINGHKATIAEDYQDLKEIVMDKRREEMLQKWILDKQKHTYVRINENWQKCDFKYPGWVKKD is encoded by the coding sequence ATGAAGAAGTTTGTGAACTTTAGATTTGTTGTTACCCTTGTCTTGGCAGTATTTGCTAATGTGGCAACTTATGCTCAGGATAATGTGGTTGATGAAGTAGTTTGGGTAGTAGGTGACGAAGCTATTTTGAAATCAGATGTAGAAGAGGCTCGTATGGATGCCCTGTATAATGGACGCAGATTCGAAGGCGATCCGTATTGTGTGATTCCTGAAGAGATTGCCGTGCAGAAATTATTTTTGCATCAAGCTAAGTTGGATAGTATTGAGGTTTCCGAAGCGGAGATTATCCAGCGTGTAGATATGATGACCAATATGTATATCCAGCAGATCGGTTCAAAAGAAAAAATGGAGGAATACTTCAATAAGACTTCAACACAGATTCGCGAAACTTTGCGTGATAATGCGCGTGACGGGTTGACAGTGCAGAAGATGCAGCAGAAATTGGTGGGAGAGATCAAGGTGACTCCGGCGGAAGTACGCCGTTACTTCAAAGATCTTCCGCAGGATAGCATTCCTTATATCCCGACACAGGTGGAAGTGCAGATTATCACGTTGCAACCGAAGATTCCTATCTCGGAAATTGAAGATGTGAAGAAGAAATTGCGTGACTACACAGACCGTGTGACAAAAGGGGAAATTGACTTCTCTACATTGGCGCGTTTGTATTCTGAGGATAAAGCTTCTGCCATCAAAGGTGGTGAGTGTGGATTTATGGGACGCGGTATGATGGATCCGGCCTATGCGAATGTAGCATTCAGCTTGCAAGATCCGAAGAAAGTTTCCAAGATCGTGGAGTCGGAATTTGGTTATCACATCATTCAGTTGATTGAAAAGCGCGGTGACCGTGTGAATACCCGCCACATCCTGTTGCGTCCGAAAGTATCGGAGAAAGAACTGACCGAAGCTTGTGCACGTCTGGATTCTATTGCTGACGATATCCGTGCGAACAAATTTTCTTTTGATGAAGCAGCAGCCGTTATCTCACAAGATAAGGATACCCGTAACAACCATGGTATCATGGTGAATGTCAATGAGCACTCGGGTATTACTACTTCTAAGTTCCAGATGCAGGATCTTCCACAGGACGTTGCCAAAGTTGTGGACAAGATGAATGTGGGAGAAATTTCAAAAGCCTTTACAATGATAAACGAGAAGGATGGAAAAGAAGTTTGTGCAATCGTGAAGTTGAAAACAAAGATCAATGGTCATAAGGCTACCATTGCGGAAGACTATCAGGACTTGAAAGAAATTGTAATGGATAAGCGTCGTGAAGAGATGTTACAAAAATGGATTCTGGACAAACAGAAACATACCTATGTACGTATCAACGAAAACTGGCAGAAGTGTGACTTCAAATACCCGGGTTGGGTGAAGAAGGATTGA
- a CDS encoding OmpA family protein, whose amino-acid sequence MKKILMLLAFAGVASVASAQQTMTVTEYEVIQVQDKYQVITNPFWSNWFFSVGGGAQVLYGNNDHIGKFRDRVAPTFNVSVGKWVTPGFGVRLQYSGLQAKGFTMNETADYVVGGPREDGSYKQRWDYMNLHGDLMINLNALFGGYNPDRIYEIIPYIGAGWAHSYTRPHTNSATFNAGIINRFRLSNAVDLNLELSATGLEGKFDGEHGGKRDYDGILGATVGVTYYFPTRGFQRPVPQIISEIELSQMRDQMNAMAAANLQLQQQLANAQQPVEIEDTEEVVIADTNIAPRTVFFKIGSDKLSPQEEMNLSYLANKIKESPNTTYTINGYADSATGTPAFNQKLSLERAQVVKDLLVKKYGISADRLKVAAGGGVDKFGQPILNRVVLVESAQ is encoded by the coding sequence ATGAAAAAGATTCTGATGTTGCTGGCTTTTGCCGGCGTTGCGTCTGTCGCTTCTGCGCAGCAGACTATGACGGTAACTGAATACGAAGTGATTCAGGTACAGGATAAATATCAAGTAATAACCAATCCATTTTGGAGTAACTGGTTCTTCTCTGTAGGAGGTGGTGCTCAGGTGCTGTATGGCAACAATGACCATATCGGCAAATTCAGAGACCGTGTCGCTCCTACTTTTAATGTATCTGTCGGCAAATGGGTGACTCCGGGTTTTGGTGTACGTTTGCAATACAGCGGACTGCAAGCTAAGGGATTCACAATGAATGAAACGGCCGATTATGTAGTCGGTGGCCCGAGAGAAGATGGTTCTTACAAACAGAGATGGGATTATATGAACCTTCACGGTGATTTGATGATTAACTTAAATGCATTATTCGGTGGATATAATCCGGATCGTATTTATGAGATCATACCTTATATCGGTGCAGGTTGGGCTCACTCCTATACTCGTCCTCATACCAACTCGGCTACTTTCAATGCAGGTATCATCAACCGTTTCCGCTTGTCGAATGCTGTCGATTTGAATTTGGAATTGAGTGCAACAGGACTGGAAGGTAAGTTTGACGGTGAACACGGAGGTAAACGTGACTATGACGGTATCTTAGGTGCTACTGTAGGTGTAACCTATTATTTCCCGACTCGTGGATTCCAACGTCCTGTACCACAGATTATCTCTGAAATCGAATTAAGTCAGATGCGTGATCAGATGAATGCGATGGCTGCCGCTAATCTGCAGTTGCAACAGCAGTTGGCTAACGCACAACAACCGGTGGAAATAGAAGACACTGAAGAAGTTGTGATTGCAGATACTAACATTGCTCCACGTACCGTATTCTTCAAGATTGGCTCTGATAAGTTGTCTCCGCAAGAAGAAATGAACTTGTCATACCTTGCTAATAAGATAAAAGAATCTCCGAATACTACGTACACAATCAATGGATATGCAGACTCTGCAACCGGTACTCCGGCTTTCAACCAGAAGTTGAGTCTGGAACGTGCACAAGTTGTTAAAGATTTGCTCGTCAAGAAGTATGGCATTTCTGCCGATAGACTGAAAGTTGCTGCCGGTGGTGGTGTCGATAAATTCGGTCAACCGATTCTGAACCGTGTAGTATTGGTAGAATCAGCACAGTAA
- a CDS encoding TetR/AcrR family transcriptional regulator, producing MITNREEVLEKAFKVFVKMNYEKASFTEIAKACGLSRAGIIHYFPYKLDLFVAVVDKFVFQIHHPNNKFDVKECTLKDFIELYLKGVTATMKRLVELIDDGDNPYDSCPNFYYFHFFTQVRMYYPNIRKQIPKFYEQDYHLWTTIIQQAKDSGEIRPDTDVKKAATMFRQMYFGLSYEQSFLNGLDVDLLAENFRYIYSLLK from the coding sequence ATGATTACCAATCGGGAAGAAGTGCTGGAAAAGGCCTTTAAGGTATTTGTCAAAATGAACTACGAGAAAGCCAGCTTTACAGAGATTGCGAAAGCCTGCGGACTATCAAGAGCAGGCATCATCCACTACTTTCCATACAAATTAGATTTATTTGTAGCAGTAGTGGACAAATTTGTATTTCAAATCCATCATCCGAATAATAAGTTCGATGTAAAAGAATGTACCTTAAAAGATTTTATCGAACTGTATTTGAAAGGTGTAACCGCTACCATGAAGCGATTGGTGGAATTAATAGATGACGGTGACAATCCTTATGATTCTTGTCCCAACTTTTACTATTTTCACTTCTTCACACAGGTCAGGATGTACTATCCCAATATCCGGAAACAGATACCCAAGTTTTATGAACAAGATTATCATTTGTGGACTACCATTATACAACAAGCAAAAGATAGTGGAGAAATACGTCCTGATACAGATGTGAAGAAGGCGGCAACCATGTTCCGTCAAATGTATTTCGGTCTGTCTTATGAGCAATCATTCTTAAACGGATTGGATGTCGATCTTCTTGCTGAAAATTTCCGTTATATTTACTCATTACTGAAATGA
- the mutL gene encoding DNA mismatch repair endonuclease MutL translates to MSDIIHLLPDSVANQIAAGEVIQRPASVVKELVENAIDAEAQNIHVLVTDAGKTSIQVIDDGKGMSETDARLSFERHATSKIREASDLFALRTMGFRGEALASIAAVAQVELKTRPESEELGTKLVIAGSTVESQEAVSCSKGSNFSIKNLFFNVPARRKFLKANSTELSNILAEFERIALVHPEVAFSLYSNDSELFNLPVSPLRQRIMAIFGKKLNQQLLNIEVNTTMVKISGYVAKPETARKKGAHQYFFVNGRYMRHPYFHKAVMEAYEQLIPAGEQISYFIYFEVDPANIDVNIHPTKTEIKFENEQAIWQILSASVKESLGKFSAIPSIDFDTEDMPDIPAFEQSTSSEPPKVHYNSDYNPFKVSAGGSSGGSYSRSKVEWEDLYGGLTKASKMNNPMPEPETDWENPFSGEQQSFVTEKEGETLTSMASTLYGDEPVVEKGNQHLQFKGRFILTSVKSGLMLIDQHRAHIRVLFDRYMEQIQQKQGVSQGVLFPEILQLPASEAAVLQGIMDDLAAVGFDLSNLGGGSYAINGIPSGIEGLNPVELVRNMLHTAMEKGNDVKEEIQNILALTLARAAAIVYGQVLSNEEMVSLVDNLFACPSPNYTPDGKTVLTTIKEEDIERLFK, encoded by the coding sequence ATGAGCGATATTATTCATTTGTTGCCGGATTCGGTAGCCAATCAGATTGCTGCCGGTGAAGTGATACAACGTCCGGCGTCTGTAGTCAAAGAGCTAGTGGAGAATGCAATTGATGCAGAGGCGCAAAATATACATGTGCTGGTGACTGATGCGGGGAAAACGAGTATTCAGGTTATTGACGATGGAAAGGGAATGTCCGAAACGGATGCCCGTCTTTCTTTCGAACGCCATGCTACATCCAAAATACGTGAGGCTTCCGATTTGTTTGCTTTGCGCACGATGGGATTTCGAGGAGAAGCTTTGGCTTCCATAGCCGCAGTGGCGCAGGTGGAGTTGAAGACACGTCCGGAATCAGAAGAGCTAGGGACAAAGCTGGTGATAGCGGGCTCTACAGTGGAGAGTCAGGAAGCTGTTTCCTGTTCTAAAGGAAGCAATTTCTCTATAAAGAATCTGTTCTTTAATGTGCCGGCCCGGCGTAAGTTTCTGAAAGCTAATTCCACCGAACTGAGTAATATCCTTGCTGAATTTGAACGGATCGCTCTCGTTCATCCGGAAGTTGCCTTCTCACTTTACAGTAATGATTCCGAACTTTTCAATCTTCCCGTATCTCCGTTGCGCCAGCGTATCATGGCTATTTTCGGTAAAAAGCTCAATCAGCAACTGCTGAATATAGAGGTGAATACTACGATGGTGAAAATCTCCGGATACGTAGCTAAGCCGGAGACTGCCCGCAAGAAAGGTGCACATCAGTATTTCTTTGTCAATGGACGTTATATGCGCCATCCTTACTTTCACAAGGCGGTGATGGAAGCTTATGAGCAGTTGATTCCCGCCGGTGAACAGATCTCCTACTTCATTTATTTTGAAGTAGATCCGGCTAATATCGATGTGAATATCCATCCGACAAAAACAGAAATCAAGTTTGAGAATGAACAGGCTATCTGGCAGATTCTTTCGGCTTCTGTCAAAGAGTCATTGGGTAAGTTCAGCGCTATTCCTTCTATTGATTTCGATACGGAAGACATGCCCGATATTCCGGCGTTTGAGCAGAGCACCTCTTCCGAACCTCCTAAAGTTCATTATAATTCAGATTATAATCCGTTCAAGGTTTCGGCCGGAGGCAGTAGTGGCGGTTCATATAGTCGCTCCAAAGTGGAATGGGAAGATTTATACGGGGGATTGACAAAGGCTAGCAAAATGAATAATCCGATGCCCGAGCCTGAGACAGACTGGGAAAATCCTTTTAGTGGTGAACAACAATCGTTTGTTACGGAAAAAGAGGGAGAAACGCTGACATCCATGGCTTCGACCTTGTATGGCGATGAGCCTGTGGTGGAGAAAGGAAACCAACATTTGCAATTTAAAGGGCGCTTCATTCTGACTTCTGTGAAATCCGGTTTGATGCTTATCGATCAGCACCGGGCACATATCCGAGTACTTTTCGACCGTTATATGGAACAGATCCAGCAGAAACAAGGAGTATCTCAAGGCGTTCTCTTCCCGGAGATATTGCAGTTGCCGGCTTCGGAAGCAGCCGTGTTGCAAGGTATCATGGATGATTTGGCAGCGGTAGGTTTTGATTTGAGTAATTTAGGTGGCGGAAGTTATGCTATAAATGGCATTCCATCGGGTATCGAAGGGTTGAATCCGGTTGAATTGGTGCGTAATATGCTGCATACGGCAATGGAAAAAGGAAACGATGTAAAGGAAGAAATCCAAAATATATTGGCTTTAACATTGGCGCGTGCGGCGGCAATCGTTTACGGACAAGTATTGAGCAATGAAGAGATGGTAAGCCTTGTCGATAATCTTTTTGCCTGTCCTTCACCGAATTACACCCCGGATGGGAAAACAGTGCTGACAACGATCAAAGAGGAAGATATCGAACGTTTATTCAAATAA
- the guaB gene encoding IMP dehydrogenase: MSFIADKIVMDGLTYDDVLLIPAYSEVLPRTVDLSTKFSKNIELKIPFVTAAMDTVTEAKMAIAIAREGGIGVIHKNMSIEEQARQVAIVKRAENGMIYDPVTIKRGSTVQDALDIMAEYKIGGIPVVDDEGYLVGIVTNRDLRFERDMTKHIDLVMTPKEKLVTTNQSTDLESAAQILQKHKIEKLPIVGMDGKLIGLVTYKDITKAKDKPMACKDAKGRLRVAAGVGVTADTLDRMQALVDAGADAIVIDTAHGHSMYVIEKLKEAKKRFPDIDIVVGNIATGEAAKALVEAGADAVKVGIGPGSICTTRVVAGVGVPQLSAVYDVAKALKGTGIPLIADGGLRYSGDVVKALAAGGYCVMIGSLVAGTEESPGDTIIFNGRKFKSYRGMGSLEAMENGSKDRYFQSGTADVKKLVPEGIAARVPYKGTLFEVIYQLTGGLRAGMGYCGAANIEKLHDAKFTRITNAGVMESHPHDVTITSESPNYSRPE, encoded by the coding sequence ATGTCATTTATTGCTGATAAGATTGTAATGGACGGGTTGACTTACGATGACGTATTGTTGATCCCCGCTTATTCTGAAGTTTTACCGCGCACTGTCGATCTCTCGACAAAGTTTTCAAAAAACATTGAGTTAAAAATTCCTTTTGTGACGGCTGCCATGGATACGGTTACCGAAGCGAAAATGGCTATTGCCATTGCTCGTGAAGGTGGTATCGGAGTGATTCACAAAAATATGTCTATCGAAGAACAGGCAAGACAAGTTGCCATTGTGAAGCGTGCCGAGAATGGTATGATTTATGACCCTGTAACGATTAAAAGAGGCTCTACCGTTCAAGACGCTCTGGACATTATGGCAGAATACAAGATTGGTGGTATCCCTGTGGTAGATGACGAAGGCTATTTGGTAGGTATTGTTACCAACAGAGACTTACGTTTCGAAAGAGATATGACTAAGCATATCGATCTTGTCATGACTCCGAAAGAAAAATTGGTGACTACTAACCAGTCTACTGACTTGGAGTCTGCTGCCCAGATTCTTCAGAAGCATAAGATTGAGAAACTTCCGATTGTCGGAATGGATGGAAAGTTGATCGGTCTGGTTACTTATAAAGACATTACAAAAGCAAAAGACAAACCGATGGCTTGTAAAGATGCCAAAGGTCGTTTGCGTGTAGCTGCCGGTGTAGGTGTTACTGCCGATACGTTGGACCGTATGCAGGCTTTGGTAGATGCAGGTGCGGACGCTATTGTCATTGATACGGCTCACGGACATTCGATGTACGTGATTGAGAAACTGAAAGAAGCTAAGAAACGCTTCCCGGATATTGATATTGTAGTAGGTAACATTGCTACCGGAGAAGCTGCGAAAGCATTGGTGGAAGCAGGTGCTGATGCGGTGAAGGTCGGTATCGGTCCGGGTTCTATCTGTACTACTCGTGTGGTTGCAGGCGTAGGCGTTCCGCAGTTGTCGGCTGTATATGATGTAGCGAAAGCCTTGAAAGGTACAGGTATTCCTTTGATTGCCGATGGTGGTTTGCGTTATTCGGGTGATGTGGTAAAAGCGTTGGCTGCCGGTGGATATTGTGTGATGATCGGATCATTGGTTGCCGGAACGGAAGAGTCTCCGGGTGATACAATCATCTTCAACGGTCGTAAATTCAAATCCTATCGAGGCATGGGTTCATTGGAAGCAATGGAGAATGGCTCAAAAGACCGTTATTTCCAAAGTGGAACGGCTGACGTGAAGAAATTGGTTCCGGAAGGTATCGCTGCCCGTGTTCCCTATAAGGGTACGCTTTTTGAAGTGATTTATCAATTGACAGGTGGTTTACGTGCAGGTATGGGATACTGTGGCGCTGCTAATATTGAAAAACTTCATGACGCGAAGTTTACCCGTATTACCAATGCAGGTGTCATGGAAAGCCATCCGCACGATGTGACGATTACCAGTGAATCGCCTAATTATAGTCGTCCGGAATAA
- a CDS encoding OstA-like protein → MLKRNKKDKQQDRHRWLLIGFLCLFGVCLVAQNPKKPADKKQQPANKQQSESKKQPENKKTKVYLLHADEGQADKLSRPDVQVLIGNVKMRHDSMYMYCDSALIFEKTNSVEAFSNVRMEQGDTLFIYGDYLYYDGMTQIAQLRENVKMINRNTTLLTDSLNYDRLYDLGYYFEGGTLMDEENVLTSDWGEYSPATKQSVFNHDVKLVNPKFVLTSDTLRYNTENKIAVILGPSNIVSDNNHIYSERGFYNTLTEQAELLDRSILTNQGKKLVGDSLFYDRVAGYGEAFDNVKMTDTINKNMLTGDYCFYNELTDSAFATKRAVAIDYSQGDSLFMHGDTLQLVSYNLNTDSLYRLMKAYHKVRMYRTDVQGVCDSLVYNSKDSCMTMYTDPILWNDGQQLLGEEIKIYMNDSTIDWAHIINQALTVEMKDSIHYNQVSGKEMKAYFINGDMRHIEVVGNVQTAFYPEEKDSTMTGFNCLEGSVLHLYMKDKKMEKGLFVGKSNGTMYPMDQIPPDKLRLPTFAWFDYVRPLNKDDIFNWRGKRAGETLKPTTDRRPKTDKRNLINM, encoded by the coding sequence ATGCTGAAACGAAATAAGAAAGATAAACAACAAGACAGGCATAGATGGCTCCTTATAGGCTTTCTATGCCTGTTTGGCGTATGTCTTGTGGCGCAAAACCCCAAGAAACCGGCAGACAAGAAACAACAACCGGCGAATAAGCAACAGTCGGAAAGTAAGAAGCAGCCGGAAAATAAAAAGACAAAGGTTTATTTGCTTCATGCGGATGAGGGACAGGCGGATAAACTGTCTCGTCCGGACGTGCAAGTACTGATCGGTAATGTGAAAATGCGCCATGACAGTATGTATATGTATTGTGACAGTGCGCTGATTTTTGAGAAAACCAATTCCGTAGAGGCTTTCAGTAATGTTCGTATGGAGCAGGGAGACACCTTGTTCATTTACGGTGATTATCTATATTATGACGGAATGACGCAGATTGCGCAACTCCGTGAAAACGTGAAAATGATTAACCGTAATACGACTTTGCTGACGGATAGCTTGAATTATGATCGTCTTTATGATCTCGGGTATTACTTCGAGGGAGGGACTTTGATGGATGAAGAGAATGTGCTGACTTCCGACTGGGGGGAGTATAGTCCTGCTACCAAACAGTCGGTGTTTAATCATGACGTGAAATTGGTTAACCCGAAGTTTGTATTGACTTCCGATACATTAAGGTATAATACAGAGAACAAAATCGCGGTTATTCTCGGTCCTTCAAACATCGTTAGTGACAATAACCATATCTACTCCGAGCGTGGATTCTATAATACATTGACCGAGCAAGCCGAACTGTTGGACCGTTCCATTCTGACCAATCAAGGAAAGAAATTGGTGGGCGACAGTCTGTTCTACGACCGTGTTGCCGGTTATGGGGAAGCGTTCGACAATGTGAAGATGACGGATACCATCAATAAGAATATGCTGACAGGCGATTATTGTTTCTACAATGAATTGACTGACTCCGCCTTCGCAACAAAACGGGCTGTGGCTATCGACTACTCACAGGGGGATAGCCTCTTTATGCACGGAGATACTCTGCAGCTGGTGTCTTACAATCTGAATACCGACTCGTTGTATCGTTTAATGAAAGCTTATCATAAAGTACGTATGTATCGTACAGACGTGCAAGGAGTATGCGATTCACTGGTCTATAATTCGAAAGATTCTTGTATGACCATGTATACCGATCCGATTCTGTGGAATGACGGTCAGCAGTTATTAGGTGAGGAAATCAAGATTTATATGAACGACAGTACTATCGACTGGGCACATATCATCAATCAGGCATTAACGGTGGAGATGAAGGACTCCATTCACTATAATCAAGTGTCCGGAAAGGAGATGAAAGCTTATTTCATAAATGGTGATATGCGTCATATCGAGGTGGTCGGTAATGTGCAAACGGCTTTTTATCCGGAAGAGAAAGACAGTACCATGACGGGATTTAACTGTTTGGAGGGCAGCGTGCTCCATCTTTATATGAAGGATAAGAAAATGGAAAAAGGGTTGTTTGTCGGCAAATCTAACGGAACGATGTATCCGATGGACCAAATCCCTCCTGACAAACTGCGTCTCCCTACTTTTGCCTGGTTTGACTATGTCCGTCCGTTGAATAAAGACGATATTTTCAACTGGCGTGGCAAACGTGCGGGAGAAACGTTAAAACCGACTACCGACAGGCGTCCAAAGACAGATAAGCGTAACTTAATTAATATGTAG